A region from the Saccharomonospora azurea NA-128 genome encodes:
- the ilvC gene encoding ketol-acid reductoisomerase, which produces MSVEIFYDADADLGIIQGRKVAVIGYGSQGHAHALSLRDSGVDVRIGLAEGSKSRAKAEEEGLRVLTTAEAAAEADVIMILTPDTKQRAIYEQDIAPNLKDGDALFFGHGFNIRYGLIKPPADIAVAMVAPKGPGHLVRRQFVDGKGVPCLIAVEQDPSGDTQALALSYAAAIGGARAGVIKTTFTEETETDLFGEQAVLCGGASALVQTGFEVLTEAGYAPEIAYFEVLHELKLIVDLMYEGGIARMRYSISDTAEYGDLTRGPRVITPEVKENMKAILREIQDGTFANEWVSEDEQGRPNYSKLQQSGEQHPIEETGRKLRGLMSWVDRPITETA; this is translated from the coding sequence ATGTCAGTTGAGATCTTCTACGACGCCGACGCCGACCTCGGCATCATCCAGGGCCGCAAGGTCGCCGTGATCGGGTACGGCAGCCAGGGCCACGCGCACGCGCTGAGCCTGCGTGACTCCGGGGTCGACGTCCGCATCGGGCTCGCCGAGGGGTCGAAGTCGCGGGCCAAGGCCGAGGAGGAGGGCCTGCGCGTCCTCACGACGGCCGAGGCCGCGGCCGAAGCCGACGTGATCATGATCCTCACCCCGGACACGAAGCAGCGGGCCATCTACGAGCAGGACATCGCGCCGAACCTCAAGGACGGCGACGCCCTGTTCTTCGGCCACGGCTTCAACATCCGCTACGGCCTGATCAAGCCGCCCGCCGACATCGCCGTCGCGATGGTGGCGCCCAAGGGCCCGGGCCACCTCGTGCGCAGGCAGTTCGTGGACGGCAAGGGCGTGCCCTGCCTCATCGCCGTCGAGCAGGACCCGAGCGGTGACACGCAGGCGCTCGCGCTGTCGTACGCGGCGGCCATCGGTGGTGCCCGGGCGGGCGTCATCAAGACGACGTTCACCGAGGAGACCGAGACCGACCTCTTCGGCGAGCAGGCCGTGCTGTGCGGTGGCGCGTCGGCCCTCGTGCAGACCGGTTTCGAGGTGCTGACCGAGGCCGGCTACGCGCCCGAGATCGCCTACTTCGAGGTGCTGCACGAGCTCAAGCTGATCGTCGACCTCATGTACGAGGGCGGCATCGCGCGCATGCGGTACTCGATCTCGGACACCGCGGAGTACGGCGACCTCACCCGGGGCCCGCGCGTGATCACGCCCGAGGTCAAGGAGAACATGAAGGCCATCCTCCGCGAGATCCAGGACGGCACGTTCGCCAACGAGTGGGTCTCCGAGGACGAGCAGGGCCGCCCCAACTACAGCAAGCTCCAGCAGTCGGGTGAGCAGCACCCGATCGAGGAGACCGGCCGCAAGCTGCGCGGTCTGATGTCGTGGGTGGACCGGCCGATCACCGAGACCGCCTGA
- a CDS encoding DUF397 domain-containing protein, translating to MTNDSLVIDDKSGVRDELDLSGALWRSLPGLAAESDDAGGTLEYAFVTHSDAVTYVALRQGTGTDATVLVFTPSEWDAFLLGTRAGEFDRPY from the coding sequence ATGACGAACGATTCCCTTGTCATCGACGACAAGTCCGGCGTGCGCGACGAACTCGACCTCTCCGGTGCGCTGTGGCGGAGTCTTCCCGGGCTGGCTGCCGAGTCCGACGACGCGGGCGGCACCCTGGAGTACGCCTTCGTCACCCACAGCGATGCGGTGACGTACGTGGCGCTGCGGCAGGGCACCGGCACGGACGCCACGGTGCTGGTCTTCACGCCGTCCGAATGGGACGCCTTCCTCCTCGGCACCCGGGCCGGAGAGTTCGACCGTCCGTACTGA
- the serA gene encoding phosphoglycerate dehydrogenase, translating into MSNSSQPVVLLAEKLAPSAVAVFGDEVEVRHVDGTDRPALLQAVKEADALLVRSATKVDKEVLSEAAKLKVVARAGVGLDNVDVPAATERGVLVVNAPTSNIVSAAEHAVALLLAVARRVPAADQSLRSGEWKRSAYTGVELSGKTVGVVGFGKIGQLVAARLAAFDTTLLAYDPYVSPARAAQLGVEIVSLDELLERSDAISIHLPKTPETKGLIDAAALAKVKPGVLLVNAARGGLVDENALADAVREGRVGGAGIDVFSEEPTTSSPLFELPNVVVTPHLGASTREAQDRAGTDVARSVLLALRGDFVPDAVNVASGTVGEEVRPYLSLTQKLGTVLSAFSAKAPASVSVTAAGELASEDVSVLQLAALRGVFSGVVDSQVTFVNAPRLAEELGVEVSVSTQPESQNYRSQVTVRVVHADGTSHSVSGAVTGKDEVPKLIAVNGRHFDIRAEGHMLLLEYPDRPGIMGRVGTLLGEAGINIEAAQISQTTDRSDAVMLLRVDRAVGSHMLDPIGATVDARRIRALSFD; encoded by the coding sequence GTGAGCAATTCCAGCCAGCCCGTCGTTCTCCTCGCCGAGAAACTCGCCCCGTCCGCGGTCGCGGTCTTCGGTGACGAGGTCGAGGTCCGGCATGTGGACGGTACCGACCGTCCCGCGCTGTTGCAGGCGGTGAAGGAGGCCGACGCGCTGCTGGTGCGATCCGCCACCAAGGTCGACAAGGAGGTCCTCTCCGAGGCCGCGAAGCTCAAGGTCGTCGCGCGGGCCGGTGTGGGTCTCGACAACGTCGACGTTCCCGCCGCCACCGAGCGTGGTGTGCTCGTGGTCAACGCGCCCACCTCCAACATCGTGTCCGCCGCCGAGCACGCCGTCGCGCTGTTGCTGGCCGTCGCGCGGCGGGTTCCGGCCGCGGACCAGAGCCTGCGCAGCGGGGAGTGGAAGCGCAGCGCCTACACCGGCGTCGAGCTGTCCGGCAAGACCGTCGGTGTGGTCGGCTTCGGCAAGATCGGGCAGCTGGTGGCCGCGCGCCTCGCCGCGTTCGACACGACGCTGCTCGCCTACGACCCCTACGTCTCGCCCGCGCGTGCGGCGCAGCTGGGTGTCGAGATCGTCTCGCTCGACGAGTTGCTGGAGCGCTCCGACGCCATCTCCATCCACCTGCCCAAGACGCCGGAGACCAAGGGCCTCATCGACGCCGCCGCGCTCGCGAAGGTCAAGCCCGGTGTGCTCCTGGTGAACGCGGCTCGTGGCGGGCTGGTCGACGAGAACGCGCTCGCGGACGCGGTGCGCGAGGGCCGGGTCGGCGGCGCCGGTATCGACGTGTTCTCCGAGGAGCCCACGACGTCGAGTCCGCTTTTCGAGCTGCCCAACGTCGTCGTGACGCCGCACCTGGGCGCGTCGACGCGGGAGGCGCAGGACCGCGCGGGCACCGACGTGGCCAGGTCCGTCCTGCTCGCGCTGCGCGGTGACTTCGTGCCGGACGCCGTCAACGTCGCGAGTGGCACGGTGGGCGAGGAGGTGCGCCCGTACCTGTCGTTGACGCAGAAGCTCGGCACCGTACTCTCCGCCTTCAGCGCCAAGGCGCCGGCGTCGGTGTCCGTGACCGCGGCGGGTGAACTCGCCAGCGAGGACGTCAGCGTGCTGCAGCTGGCCGCTCTGCGCGGCGTGTTCTCCGGCGTCGTGGACAGCCAGGTGACGTTCGTGAACGCGCCCCGGCTCGCCGAGGAGCTCGGTGTCGAGGTCAGCGTGTCCACCCAGCCGGAGAGCCAGAACTACCGCAGCCAGGTCACCGTGCGGGTCGTGCACGCCGACGGCACCTCGCACTCCGTGTCCGGTGCGGTGACGGGCAAGGACGAGGTGCCCAAGCTCATCGCGGTGAACGGCAGGCACTTCGACATCCGCGCCGAGGGCCACATGCTGTTGCTGGAGTACCCGGACCGGCCGGGCATCATGGGCCGGGTCGGCACGCTGCTCGGAGAGGCCGGCATCAACATCGAGGCCGCGCAGATCAGCCAGACCACCGACCGCTCCGACGCTGTGATGCTGCTGCGTGTCGACCGTGCCGTGGG